GGCGGGGTCCTGGGCGGGCACGATCCGGTCGACGGCGGTGTTCGCGAACACGGCGCGGGCGGCCAGCTCGTCGCGGGTGTCGCCGTCCTGCAGGCCGTCCATCAGCTCGGCGGCCAGGAGGTCGGTCGCGCCGATCGCGTTCTCGCAGGCCATGACGACCAGGCGCGGGGCGCCGGACGCCCGGGCCCCGAGGCCGCGGGCGATGACCGGGGCGACGAAACGCAGGATGCGCGGCCCGACCGCGGTGGTGACCACGTCGGCGGTCGCGATCTCGCCGACCAGCTCATCCTCCGCGGTCGCGCTGTTGAGGGCGCGGAACCCGGTGACGGTCTTCGTGACCGTCTCGTCGCCGACGAGACGCACATCGTACGAGTCCGCTGCGGCCAGCGCCTCGATCAGCTCGGCGTTGACGTCGGCGAAGACGACCTCGTACCCGGCTTCGTGGAGCAGCAGCCCCACGAAGCCGCGGCCGATGTTCCCCGCGCCGAAATGGACGGCCTTCATCGTTCTTGTCCCCTACTCGTTCACGTCGCTGAGGAGAGCGAACAGCGCGTCCGCGTCCGGGGCTTCGATCAGGCTGCGCACATCGTCCTCTTCCGAGAAGAGGATGGCGATCTTCGAGAGGATCTCCAGGTGCTCGTCGTTCTGCCCGGCGATGCCCACCACGAACCGCACCTCCTCGCCGCCCCAGTCCAGCGGCGAGGAGTAGCGGACGAAGGAGAGTGCCGAGCGCTTGATCTCGTCCTTGGACTCGTTGGTGCCGTGCGGGATGGCCAGGCCGTTCCCCATGAAGGTGGAGACGGTCTCCTCGCGCTGCCGCATCGATTCGGTGTAGCCCGGCTCGACGGCGCCCGCGGCCAAGAGGAGTGCGCCCGCCTCCCGGATCGCCTCCTCCCGCGTGGTCGCAGCGCCCGCGGCCACGACGTTCGCCCGGTCGAGAATCGTGTCGGTCATTTGCCGGCGTCCTCTGTGGTCTCCTGCTGCTTGACAAGGTCGACGACCTCGTCGTACCGGGGGCTGTTCATGAAATTGTCGACCGAGACGTGCAGCGAGTCCGGCGACTGTCCCTTGGCGCGGTCGGTGAGCTGCTGCTGGGTGATGACGAGATCGGCGGTGCCGTCGAGGGCGCTGATCGCCTGGTTGGTCACCGTCACCCCCGTGACTCCCGCCTTCTCGATCTTCTTGCGCAGCACGGACGCGCCCATCGCGCTCGATCCCATCCCGGCGTCGCAGGCGAACACGATGGTCCGCACCAGACGGCCCGTTGCCTCACCCTGCGCGTCGTCGGTGCCGTGCTCGCCCTCCTGGACCAGAGCCCCCAGGACCGAGGAGGATGTGCCCTTGTTGGCCTCGGTCTGGGCGACAGCGGCCGAGAGATCGCCCGCGTTGCCGGAATCGAGGTCGCGTTTGCGGCTGGCGCGCAGCACGATCGCGCTGAAGGCGAACGAGACGGCGGCAGCGGCGACGATGGAGAGGCCGATGCCGAACATGTTCTCCACCGGAGCTTGGGCGAAGATCGCGAACACCGACCCCGGCGCGGCCGGTGCGCGCAGCCCGGTCTGGAAGGCCACGTTCACGGCGACCCCGGTCATTCCGCCGAGGATCGCGCCGACGATGAGGATCGGCTTCATCAGCACATAGGGGAAGTAGATCTCGTGGATGCCGCCGAAGAACTGGATGATGAACGCACCCGGAGCGCTGGCGCGCGCCGCGCCGAGCCCGAAGATCGCCCAGGCCAGCAGAATGCCCGCGCCAGGGCCGGGGTTGGTCTCGATCAGGAACAGGATCGACTTGCCGGCCTGCTGCGCTTCGAGCGTTCCGATCGGCGTGAACACACCGTGGTTGATCGCGTTGTTGAGGAACAGCACCTTGCCTGGCTCGACCAGGACGCTCACCAGCGGCAGCAGGTGTACCGAGACGAGCCAGTCGACTCCCGCTTCCAGGGCCTTGCTCAGTCCTTCCACGAGCGGTGCGATTCCGAAGAAAGCGCCGATCGCGAGCAGGAAGCCGAGGATGCCGGCGGAGAAGTTGTTGACGAGCATCTCGAAGCCCGCCTTGATCTTCCCCTCCCAGATCCTGTCGACCAGCTTCATCAGGTAGGCGCCGAGCGGTCCCATGACCATCGCGCCGATGAACATCGGGATGTCGGAGCCCACGATGACGCCCATCGCCGCGATCGTTCCCACCACGCCGCCGCGCACGCCGTAGACGAGCCGGCCGCCGGTGTTGGCCAGCAGCAACGGCAGCAGGTAGGTGATCATCGGGCCGACCATGCTCGCGATGCTCTCGGTGGGGAACGGCCCCTTCGGGATGAACAGCGCGGTGATGATGCCCCAGGCGATGAAGGCCGGGATGTTCGGCATCACCATGCTGGAGAGGAATGTGCCGAAGCGCTGGACCGCGACGCGCGCGGTTCCTGGCTGTTTCGGGGTGGACGTCGCCGATGTTTCTGCCGCCGTTGTCATTCTGGTGCCTCGTTTCTGTCGGGATGTGCAGGGGAGGTGGAGGCGGTCGCGGCGAGGCGCACCGCTTCCCGCGCTTCGGCTGCGCCGTCGGCGGCCAGAGCGATCTCGGCAAGCCCGCGGGCCTGTTCGAGGGTGTAGCGCTTCAGGGAGAGCCGCACATCGGCGATGGCCGTGGTCGACATCGAGAGGGTGGTGGCGCCGAGTCCGACCAGGACCACTGCGAGCAGCGGATCGGCCGCGGCCTCGCCGCAGATCCCGACCGGTTTGCCGGTCGCCGCGCCGGCTTTGCCGGTCTCCCCGATGAGGCGGAGCACGGCGGGATGCCACGGGTCCTGGAAACTGGCGACCGAGCCGAGCAGGCGATCGGCTGCGAGAGTGTACTGCGTGAGGTCGTTCGTCCCGATGGAGACGAACGCGGCCTTCTGCAGCACCCGCCCGGCGAGGAGCGCGGCGGAAGGGACCTCGACCATCACACCGGCGGTCTTCAGCCCGAATTCGCTCGCGAGTTCGACGAAGTAGCGGGTCTCCTCGACGGTGGAAACCATCGGCGCCATCACCCAGAGGTCGGCGCCGGTCTGCGCGTCGGCTTCCGCGAGGGCGGTGAGCTGTTCGCGCAGGATGTCCTCGTTCGAGCGCAGCGCGCGCAGGCCGCGCAGGCCCAGCGCCGGGTTGTCCTCGTGCGCGTCGTTGAGGAACTCGAGCGGCTTGTCGGCGCCCGCGTCCAGAACCCGCACCACGACCTTCTGGCCGGGGAACGCCCGCAGCACCGCTGCGTACTGCTCGCGCTGCTGTTCGACGGTCGGCGCGAGGCGCTGGTCGAGGAAGAGGAATTCCGTGCGGAACAACCCCACGCCTTCCGCTCCCGCGGCGAGGGCCTTCCCGGCGCCCTCCGCGGAGCCGAGGTTGGCGAGCAGCGGGACGCTGGTGCCGTCGGCGAGGGCGCCCGGCCCCAGGCCGCCCGACAGCGCGGCGGCGCGCTCGTCGATGCGGCGCTGTGCTTCGGCGCTCTGGGCGGTGTCTGGCGAGGCCGTCACGATTCCGGCTCTGGCGTCCACGATCACCTCGGTTCCATCGGTCAGGGTGTCCGCGCTCGCGACGCCGACGATGGCGACGATTGCCTTCTCGCGCGCCAGGATCGCGGTGTGCGAGGTCGGTCCGCCTTCGCGGGTCACCAGGCCGAGCACCTTGTCCAGGTCGAGCAGGGCGGTGTCGGCGGGGGCGAGGTCGTGGGCCACCAGGACGTAGGGCTCGTCCGACTCGGGGACGCCGGGCGCGGCGCGGCCTTCCAGGGCGGCGATGACGCGCTGGGAGACATCGTCCAGGTCGGTCGCGCGTTCCCCCATATAGCCGCCGAGCCCGATGAGCATGTCGCGGAAGACCGCGAAGCCCTCGAACACCGCGCGTTCGGCGGTCTTGCCGCTGTCGATGCGGGAGGAGACGTCGTCGGCCAGGGTCGAGTCCTCGGCCATCATCGACTGCGCTTCGAGCACATCGGCGGCGGCGCCGGTCACCGTGCCGGCGCGGGCGCGCAGGTCGGCGGCCACGGCGGCCACGGCATCCGCCACCCGGGCCTTCTCCTCCCCGGGCGTGCGGGCGCTCGGCGCGTCGGCTGGCTCGGGCAGCGGTTCGGACATCCGGAGCACGCGGCCCCGGGCGATCCCCTGGCCGATGCCGGCTCCGGTCAGCTCCGTCGTGGCGGACATCAGGCGTCGTGGTCCGTCGCGAGGATCTCCGCCAGACCGTCCAGCACGGCCTCGCCCTCGGGCGTGTCGGTGGTCAGCACGATCTTGTCGCCGTGGTCGATGCCCAGCGAGATGACGCCCAGGATGCTCCCGGCGTTGACCGTCTTGCCGCCCTCCTTCGTCAGCTGCACCTTCGCCCCGGTGGCGTTGACCGCTTCGACGAAGAGCTTCGCCGGGCGGGCGTGCAGCCCGTGGCTCGATCCGACGGTGATGATTCGCTCAGCCATTGGTGTGGTTCCTTTCGGGTGGGGTGACCAGGGGGTCGTTCGCTCTCCTGTCGCGCTTCGCGCCGAGAGCCAGGTCGAGTGTCCACGCGCCGTCGAGGGCGGCGGGGGAGACGGGCGGGAGCACGACGATGGCGGTTCCTGTGCCGGCGGTCCTGTCGCGCAGCGCGGGGACGGACGATTCCAGGTGCGCCCCGACCAGCACGATATCGATGCCGTCGAGGGAGGCGAGCTGTTCCGTGCTGCCCGCGGACACTGCGACATCCACCCCCCGATCGGCCGCGGCGGTGCGCAGCTTCATGGCGACGAATGCGCTGGAGGCGCCAGCGCCGCAGACGACGACGATCTTCATCGACCTCATGCCTTTCTGGGGGGAGCGGGAGCAGTGGAGCGTGTGAAACGGGTGGATCGCCGTCCATCGTCGCCCGGCGGACGCTGACACTCAAACAAAGAACTTTCCGGGGTGGCGGAAGAGTCTTTCCCACGGGTTAACAACGCCAGGTTTACTTAACCAGTATTATGAGAAGGATTATTGACTGTGCGCTTCAGTATCCATCGCCTGGTTGCCCTCGCGACCATGATCGCATTCTCTCGGCCTAGCGCCCGCTTCGGCAGCGGACGGTTCGATCGTCGTGTCACCGGATGGCCGGATCCAGGCGACAATCTCGAACGATGGCGGTCAGCCTCGGCTGGACGTGCGCCGCGACGGGATCACCGTCCTCGATGCTGTGCGACTGGGGCTTGTGACGGTGGTGGGAGATCTCTCCACCGGACTGACGCTGCTCTCGGAGGCCCGGAAGACCATCGTGCAGGAGTATGCTACGGTAGCCCGAGTGAACGCCGTCGTCTGCTCTACCGCCTAGGAACTGACGCTTCAGTATGCTAAGGGTGCCTCGCGTCTGACGGTCGTGGTGCGGGTTTCGGACGACGGTGTGGCGTTTCGCTACGGCCTCCCGACCGCGGAGACGGCGGTGATCGGCGAGGCCAAGGCCTTCGATCTCTCCGGTGACGCCGTACCTGGGCGGCCGACTACACCGGCCCGGGGATGTACGAGAACGCGCAGAAACGCAGTGCGGTGCCCGACCTCGCCGGGCGCAGGATGGCCATGCCCCTGCTCGCGAGCGCAGCCGGCGGGAGCCAGTGGATGCTGCTGACCGAGGCTGCGGTCTACGCGGGCGGGAGCTATCCCGCCGTCCGGCTCGACGGCGGCGCGAACGGTGTGCTGCGCGTGCAGCTCCCGGGCCCGGACCGCTCTGTCTTCGAC
Above is a genomic segment from Leifsonia xyli subsp. xyli str. CTCB07 containing:
- a CDS encoding PTS sugar transporter subunit IIA; this translates as MTDTILDRANVVAAGAATTREEAIREAGALLLAAGAVEPGYTESMRQREETVSTFMGNGLAIPHGTNESKDEIKRSALSFVRYSSPLDWGGEEVRFVVGIAGQNDEHLEILSKIAILFSEEDDVRSLIEAPDADALFALLSDVNE
- a CDS encoding PTS mannitol transporter subunit IICB, translated to MTTAAETSATSTPKQPGTARVAVQRFGTFLSSMVMPNIPAFIAWGIITALFIPKGPFPTESIASMVGPMITYLLPLLLANTGGRLVYGVRGGVVGTIAAMGVIVGSDIPMFIGAMVMGPLGAYLMKLVDRIWEGKIKAGFEMLVNNFSAGILGFLLAIGAFFGIAPLVEGLSKALEAGVDWLVSVHLLPLVSVLVEPGKVLFLNNAINHGVFTPIGTLEAQQAGKSILFLIETNPGPGAGILLAWAIFGLGAARASAPGAFIIQFFGGIHEIYFPYVLMKPILIVGAILGGMTGVAVNVAFQTGLRAPAAPGSVFAIFAQAPVENMFGIGLSIVAAAAVSFAFSAIVLRASRKRDLDSGNAGDLSAAVAQTEANKGTSSSVLGALVQEGEHGTDDAQGEATGRLVRTIVFACDAGMGSSAMGASVLRKKIEKAGVTGVTVTNQAISALDGTADLVITQQQLTDRAKGQSPDSLHVSVDNFMNSPRYDEVVDLVKQQETTEDAGK
- the ptsP gene encoding phosphoenolpyruvate--protein phosphotransferase yields the protein MSATTELTGAGIGQGIARGRVLRMSEPLPEPADAPSARTPGEEKARVADAVAAVAADLRARAGTVTGAAADVLEAQSMMAEDSTLADDVSSRIDSGKTAERAVFEGFAVFRDMLIGLGGYMGERATDLDDVSQRVIAALEGRAAPGVPESDEPYVLVAHDLAPADTALLDLDKVLGLVTREGGPTSHTAILAREKAIVAIVGVASADTLTDGTEVIVDARAGIVTASPDTAQSAEAQRRIDERAAALSGGLGPGALADGTSVPLLANLGSAEGAGKALAAGAEGVGLFRTEFLFLDQRLAPTVEQQREQYAAVLRAFPGQKVVVRVLDAGADKPLEFLNDAHEDNPALGLRGLRALRSNEDILREQLTALAEADAQTGADLWVMAPMVSTVEETRYFVELASEFGLKTAGVMVEVPSAALLAGRVLQKAAFVSIGTNDLTQYTLAADRLLGSVASFQDPWHPAVLRLIGETGKAGAATGKPVGICGEAAADPLLAVVLVGLGATTLSMSTTAIADVRLSLKRYTLEQARGLAEIALAADGAAEAREAVRLAATASTSPAHPDRNEAPE
- a CDS encoding HPr family phosphocarrier protein; this encodes MAERIITVGSSHGLHARPAKLFVEAVNATGAKVQLTKEGGKTVNAGSILGVISLGIDHGDKIVLTTDTPEGEAVLDGLAEILATDHDA
- a CDS encoding PTS sugar transporter subunit IIB, coding for MKIVVVCGAGASSAFVAMKLRTAAADRGVDVAVSAGSTEQLASLDGIDIVLVGAHLESSVPALRDRTAGTGTAIVVLPPVSPAALDGAWTLDLALGAKRDRRANDPLVTPPERNHTNG